In Virgibacillus sp. NKC19-16, a single genomic region encodes these proteins:
- a CDS encoding ATP-binding cassette domain-containing protein, whose translation MMFDIELKNVFLKYKDFEALKDISLQLEAGKIYGLLGRNGAGKTSLLSLLSSLQVATEGTIKVGGETAFENANIMQHVAFLYESDLSDEHDKSKSMLDIVERYRPYFDAEYAMHLADRFKLPLDKPVNKLSKGMQSTLGATMGLACRAPITIFDEVYLGMDAPTREIFYQELLEDQNNHPRTIILSTHLVSEMDYLFDEVIIIDKGELVLHEEYEKLVSKGASITGSSGEVDEFVSSMPQLREQQLGDTKSVMVYGRLNEEYRLNARQKGLELRPISLQDLFIYLTSEEV comes from the coding sequence ATGATGTTTGATATAGAATTGAAAAATGTATTCCTAAAATATAAGGATTTCGAGGCACTAAAAGATATTTCATTGCAGCTTGAAGCAGGAAAAATCTACGGACTTCTTGGTAGAAATGGTGCTGGAAAGACCTCTCTCCTTTCTCTACTGTCCTCTCTTCAGGTAGCAACAGAGGGCACAATAAAGGTCGGTGGTGAAACGGCTTTCGAAAATGCAAATATTATGCAGCATGTAGCTTTTCTCTATGAGTCAGACTTAAGCGATGAACATGACAAGAGTAAGTCCATGCTTGACATTGTTGAAAGGTACCGACCTTATTTTGATGCGGAATATGCGATGCACCTAGCTGATCGTTTTAAGCTTCCACTGGATAAACCGGTCAATAAACTGTCAAAAGGGATGCAATCTACACTTGGTGCAACAATGGGATTAGCTTGCCGTGCACCAATAACCATTTTTGATGAGGTATATCTCGGCATGGACGCACCCACGAGAGAGATTTTTTATCAAGAATTACTGGAAGACCAAAACAATCATCCGCGCACCATTATTTTATCAACACATCTTGTTTCTGAAATGGATTATTTATTTGATGAGGTGATTATTATTGATAAAGGTGAACTTGTTCTGCATGAAGAATATGAAAAACTGGTGTCCAAAGGGGCTTCTATTACTGGCTCTTCAGGGGAAGTAGACGAATTTGTCAGTAGTATGCCCCAATTGCGTGAACAACAATTAGGAGATACAAAATCCGTTATGGTATATGGCCGTCTAAATGAAGAATACAGGCTAAATGCACGGCAAAAAGGGCTTGAATTAAGACCTATTTCCCTTCAGGACTTATTCATTTATTTAACAAGTGAGGAGGTTTAG
- a CDS encoding GntR family transcriptional regulator — MAFDTNKPIFMQVRERIEDQIVNDQLKEGDQAPSTNQLVHFYKINHATVSKGVTQLVDEGIIYKKRGVGMFVAEGVKDKLIQKRKEAFVSDYVMHLVQEADKLDISEDEIFALIKKVKGGDI, encoded by the coding sequence ATGGCATTTGATACGAACAAACCTATTTTCATGCAAGTACGAGAGCGAATTGAAGATCAAATTGTAAATGACCAACTGAAAGAAGGAGATCAGGCGCCTTCCACGAATCAGCTAGTTCATTTTTACAAAATCAATCATGCTACCGTGTCAAAAGGAGTAACACAGCTGGTTGATGAGGGAATTATTTATAAAAAACGAGGTGTTGGTATGTTTGTAGCGGAAGGCGTCAAAGATAAACTTATTCAAAAACGAAAAGAAGCATTTGTCAGTGACTATGTCATGCATCTAGTACAAGAAGCGGATAAATTAGACATATCTGAGGATGAAATATTTGCTTTAATTAAAAAGGTAAAAGGCGGTGACATATGA
- a CDS encoding SRPBCC family protein, with translation MATLIVTDEIIIHAPLSKVWDVLIKSKYIREWDDLPDDFPEEVLDVGSEIIWDFPDGSFSKNTVVKAEEGKEMQIALYVSNWEVTPKLGEIIYSFEILMHGDGTRLRLRHGDFSLLSNGEDYQEASAKFSAIAKRKIKQLAENR, from the coding sequence ATGGCTACCTTAATCGTAACCGATGAAATTATTATTCACGCTCCTCTTTCAAAAGTTTGGGATGTACTTATAAAGTCGAAATATATTAGGGAATGGGACGATTTGCCGGATGACTTTCCGGAAGAAGTGCTCGATGTAGGAAGTGAAATAATTTGGGATTTTCCTGATGGTAGCTTTTCAAAAAATACCGTAGTTAAAGCAGAAGAGGGAAAAGAAATGCAAATAGCTCTGTATGTATCCAATTGGGAAGTAACACCAAAGCTTGGGGAGATCATTTATAGTTTTGAAATACTGATGCATGGTGACGGTACAAGACTGAGATTAAGACATGGCGATTTTTCTTTGTTGTCTAATGGAGAAGATTACCAAGAGGCATCGGCTAAATTTTCAGCTATAGCAAAAAGGAAGATAAAACAATTAGCGGAAAATAGGTAG
- a CDS encoding catalase, producing the protein MAKDHSNETNHQTHIENEDTLTTRQGHPVTNNQNIRTVGNRGPATLENYDYIEKISHFDREKIPERIVHARGTGAHGYFETYGTVGGEPVSKYTRAKVFQEKGKQTPLFIRFSTVVHGTHSPETLRDPRGFAVKMYTEDGNWDLVGNNIKIFFIRDAMKFPDMIHAFRPDPITNIQDNERFFDFCANSPESFHMVTFIYSPWGIPANYRMMQGSGVNTYRWVNSEGAAVLVKYHWEPKQGIKNLTQQEANDIQATNFNHATQDLYDAIERGDYPEWELFVQIMSDEAHPELDFDPLDDTKIWPQDQFPWLPVGKMVLNKNPENYFTEVEQAAFGTGVLVDGLDFSDDKMLQGRTFSYSDTQRYRVGANYLQVPVNAAQKRVATNHEGGPMRQSNDKAPGQNPHVNYEPSILGGLKEAEQTGKEHTPKVEGKLVRESIERNDNTRQAGETFRWFEDWEKDDLITNLVNDISECDQRIQDKMIALAEEADEEYGRRLREGLDEAKKTKDKNSSSKNPLGNKDAEKSPEQAIEKGHDSEPY; encoded by the coding sequence ATGGCCAAAGATCATTCAAACGAAACCAATCACCAAACACATATCGAAAATGAAGACACACTTACAACGAGACAAGGGCATCCAGTTACAAACAACCAAAACATACGAACAGTAGGCAATCGCGGCCCGGCGACACTTGAAAACTATGATTACATTGAAAAAATCAGCCACTTTGACAGAGAAAAGATACCAGAGCGCATTGTTCATGCCCGTGGTACAGGTGCTCATGGGTATTTTGAAACATATGGAACTGTTGGCGGAGAACCTGTTTCAAAGTATACACGGGCGAAAGTTTTTCAGGAAAAAGGGAAGCAGACGCCGCTCTTCATTCGTTTTTCAACGGTGGTGCATGGCACGCATTCCCCGGAGACACTTCGGGACCCTCGTGGATTTGCCGTAAAAATGTACACAGAAGATGGAAACTGGGATTTAGTTGGAAACAATATAAAAATCTTTTTTATTCGCGATGCCATGAAATTTCCTGACATGATTCATGCATTTAGACCCGATCCCATAACAAATATTCAGGATAATGAACGTTTCTTTGATTTTTGTGCAAATTCACCCGAATCCTTTCATATGGTTACATTTATTTATTCGCCATGGGGAATCCCGGCAAACTACCGGATGATGCAAGGGTCGGGAGTTAATACGTATCGGTGGGTGAACAGTGAAGGCGCGGCCGTACTTGTTAAATACCACTGGGAACCAAAACAAGGCATTAAAAATTTAACACAACAAGAAGCGAATGATATTCAAGCAACAAACTTTAATCACGCCACACAGGATTTATATGACGCAATTGAGCGCGGGGATTATCCAGAATGGGAACTTTTTGTGCAAATTATGAGTGACGAAGCGCATCCTGAACTGGATTTCGATCCACTTGATGATACAAAGATTTGGCCACAGGACCAGTTCCCTTGGCTGCCAGTCGGAAAAATGGTCCTAAATAAAAATCCGGAGAATTATTTTACAGAAGTAGAACAGGCCGCATTCGGCACGGGAGTACTTGTTGACGGACTTGATTTTTCCGATGATAAAATGCTGCAGGGCAGAACGTTTTCCTATTCCGATACACAGCGCTATCGTGTGGGGGCCAATTATTTGCAAGTACCGGTTAATGCTGCCCAAAAAAGAGTAGCAACCAATCATGAAGGCGGGCCAATGCGGCAATCAAACGATAAAGCACCTGGCCAAAACCCGCATGTTAACTATGAGCCATCTATCTTAGGTGGTTTAAAGGAAGCAGAACAAACCGGAAAAGAACATACACCAAAAGTCGAGGGAAAACTTGTACGGGAATCCATCGAACGAAATGACAATACGAGGCAAGCAGGTGAAACCTTCCGCTGGTTTGAAGACTGGGAAAAGGATGATTTGATCACCAACCTCGTAAATGATATTTCCGAGTGTGACCAACGAATTCAAGATAAAATGATTGCACTTGCAGAGGAAGCGGATGAAGAATATGGACGCCGCCTGCGAGAGGGATTGGATGAAGCTAAGAAAACAAAGGATAAAAATAGTTCCAGTAAAAATCCACTTGGAAACAAAGATGCTGAAAAATCGCCAGAACAGGCGATTGAAAAAGGCCATGATTCTGAGCCGTATTAA
- a CDS encoding toxin-antitoxin system TumE family protein — protein MAYDKDELLLPADIDDILVTYGYLLKSYKHLYNRNSIFANFRRTNKRLEVLFPLIEHPVLGITGLHAVENYNEKGYIRLYQYNWKIIIPKKSIQLSHISGWGNDPHNAEWTPDEFKIETEPHHHHYDPHDRTKRRANYDVRSLEQAFNFIKKYIETGKEYNPHDIY, from the coding sequence TTGGCATATGATAAAGATGAACTACTCCTCCCTGCAGATATTGACGATATACTTGTAACATATGGATATTTACTAAAATCTTATAAGCATTTATATAACAGGAACTCTATTTTTGCCAACTTTAGAAGAACGAATAAAAGGCTCGAGGTATTATTCCCTCTTATAGAACATCCTGTGCTTGGAATCACTGGTTTACATGCAGTTGAAAACTATAATGAAAAGGGATATATCCGATTATATCAATATAACTGGAAAATAATTATCCCGAAGAAAAGTATTCAACTTAGTCATATTTCAGGTTGGGGAAATGACCCACATAATGCAGAATGGACTCCGGATGAATTTAAAATTGAGACCGAACCTCATCACCATCATTATGATCCGCACGATAGAACGAAAAGAAGAGCAAATTACGATGTGCGATCTTTAGAGCAAGCCTTCAACTTCATCAAGAAGTATATAGAAACAGGAAAAGAATATAACCCCCATGATATATACTAA
- a CDS encoding helix-turn-helix domain-containing protein — protein MSNAIYELTNKNINQGYRNHELSIIEKETDYIMGKIVTVLLSMFPDKVVGIALDKYGIKFNNDYLLSEKHQKNLKKWLQRLAYTELPSSDMDFGKLKIDFEHWYYQMGGDEIQFSYPSSYLLTPKEASDHLGVSRVTLNKYIQQGLEVVNTNSHRKIPKYTVELWEDPIYAIRMQMNAQEKKLRDQSPAERLEELNYEITQLEIKYKSGSVKEAFAAYDGDSMDDPSDYYLWRDLENEKKEIMKLLGGS, from the coding sequence ATGAGTAATGCAATTTACGAACTAACCAATAAAAATATCAACCAAGGCTATCGCAATCATGAACTTTCTATAATTGAAAAAGAAACAGATTATATTATGGGGAAAATTGTAACCGTCTTGTTAAGTATGTTTCCTGATAAGGTCGTTGGAATAGCGTTAGACAAATACGGAATTAAATTTAACAATGATTATCTACTTTCCGAAAAACATCAAAAGAATTTAAAAAAGTGGTTACAACGTTTAGCGTATACGGAATTACCTTCTTCAGATATGGACTTTGGAAAATTAAAAATCGATTTTGAACACTGGTATTATCAAATGGGAGGCGATGAAATTCAATTTAGTTATCCCTCATCCTATTTATTAACACCGAAAGAAGCATCAGATCATTTAGGTGTGTCCAGAGTTACCTTGAACAAATATATACAACAGGGATTAGAAGTCGTAAATACCAACTCCCATCGTAAAATCCCTAAATATACAGTTGAGCTCTGGGAAGATCCTATATATGCAATTCGTATGCAAATGAATGCACAAGAAAAAAAACTTCGAGATCAATCACCTGCAGAGCGATTAGAAGAATTAAACTATGAAATTACCCAACTGGAAATTAAATATAAATCAGGTTCGGTAAAAGAGGCGTTTGCAGCGTATGATGGTGATTCAATGGATGATCCTAGTGACTATTATCTGTGGCGAGATTTAGAAAATGAGAAAAAGGAAATAATGAAGCTGCTGGGAGGGAGCTGA
- a CDS encoding LysM peptidoglycan-binding domain-containing protein gives MQIHVVQRVESLWGIAQRYSADMNQIVLVNQLDNPDVLVVGQALVIPDPNREYVVQAGDNLWSIAQIYGVPVQELAEFNNITNPSLIYIGQMLIIPYFPHIVQPGESLWAIAQGYGVSVNQIIQANNITNLDLIHIGQTLGIPAADRPVTETNAFTTQLNEQGRQEVLMLGRNFTYLSPFSYNINSDGTITELQDQLVLEAADATNTAPLLVLTNFTNGGFDSDLAAAILRNPDLQETLITNLINEMRVKGYAGINFDLEYIYPEDRENYNDFLRLTVARMHPQGFIVSTAVAPKVSADQQGLLYEAHDYQAHGEIVDFVVVMTYEWGWAGGRPWAIAPINEVRQVLDYAVSVIPRNKISIGIPLYGRDWEIPWVEGTTAQTISPKEAVQLAAQYGAAIEYDETYQSPFFRYVDENGQAHEVWFEDAGSVQAKYDTLKNYGLRGVSYWVLGNPFPQNWAVLQRNFRIRKF, from the coding sequence ATGCAGATACATGTGGTGCAGCGTGTTGAGTCCTTATGGGGGATAGCACAGCGATATAGTGCCGATATGAATCAGATTGTATTAGTCAATCAATTAGATAATCCAGATGTGCTTGTTGTGGGGCAGGCATTAGTTATTCCAGATCCTAACCGGGAATATGTTGTGCAAGCAGGGGATAACCTGTGGTCCATTGCACAAATATATGGTGTACCTGTACAGGAGCTTGCGGAGTTCAATAATATTACAAATCCCTCACTTATTTATATTGGTCAAATGCTCATTATTCCCTATTTCCCTCATATCGTACAGCCTGGTGAATCGCTTTGGGCTATCGCTCAGGGGTATGGAGTCAGCGTAAATCAAATTATTCAGGCAAATAACATTACAAACCTCGACCTCATTCATATCGGGCAGACACTAGGAATCCCGGCTGCTGATAGGCCAGTAACGGAAACAAATGCTTTTACAACGCAATTGAATGAACAAGGAAGGCAAGAAGTGTTGATGTTAGGAAGAAATTTTACGTATCTCTCCCCGTTTTCCTATAACATAAATTCGGATGGTACGATTACAGAATTACAGGATCAGCTAGTCCTGGAAGCGGCTGATGCAACAAATACTGCCCCGCTTTTAGTGCTGACAAATTTTACAAATGGTGGCTTTGACTCAGATCTAGCAGCTGCAATACTACGTAATCCGGATCTTCAGGAGACATTGATAACTAATCTGATCAATGAGATGCGTGTGAAGGGATATGCCGGTATAAACTTTGATTTAGAATATATTTATCCAGAGGATCGCGAAAATTATAATGATTTTTTAAGGCTTACAGTTGCGCGAATGCACCCACAAGGATTTATCGTTTCCACGGCAGTTGCCCCTAAAGTTTCAGCTGATCAACAGGGGTTGCTTTATGAAGCACATGATTATCAGGCACATGGAGAAATTGTCGACTTTGTTGTGGTTATGACCTATGAATGGGGATGGGCTGGAGGAAGACCGTGGGCGATTGCTCCCATTAATGAAGTCCGGCAAGTGCTGGATTACGCAGTGTCGGTGATCCCCCGTAATAAAATCTCCATTGGCATACCGTTATATGGGCGTGATTGGGAAATCCCTTGGGTGGAAGGAACAACAGCACAAACGATTAGCCCGAAAGAAGCAGTGCAGCTGGCAGCCCAATATGGTGCTGCCATTGAGTATGATGAAACGTATCAATCCCCATTTTTCCGCTATGTGGACGAAAATGGCCAAGCGCATGAAGTGTGGTTTGAAGATGCCGGTAGTGTTCAGGCAAAATACGACACGCTCAAGAATTATGGCCTAAGGGGGGTTAGTTACTGGGTGTTGGGTAATCCATTCCCGCAAAATTGGGCTGTCCTTCAGCGTAATTTTAGGATTAGAAAATTTTAG
- a CDS encoding DUF3891 family protein yields MIVRERENEFVLIKQHDHAQVSGEIITNWRGALFKDTKLRKSVEYAIYNHDVGWKPVDKQPFWNDQKQEPYTFIDFPTPPKAVFYKHGIEEVVGRDAYAGLLCSRYYMNFLLQETSDEAKAFVEQEKERQQQIIESFSEFDKAAFDFHYALLQICDSLSLFLCLNEPEVAMEDGHPFFREGIPISSALHGFNENKMGLTWKGHDTIAIHEFPFENPLAITLKQKVVTKETISTKGLIPSYEEAPLQKIDLLLVED; encoded by the coding sequence ATGATTGTCAGAGAACGTGAAAATGAATTTGTATTGATCAAACAACACGACCATGCTCAAGTTTCCGGAGAAATCATAACCAACTGGCGAGGTGCTTTATTTAAGGATACTAAGCTTCGGAAGTCTGTTGAATATGCAATTTACAATCATGATGTTGGATGGAAACCAGTTGACAAGCAGCCTTTCTGGAATGACCAAAAACAGGAACCTTACACATTTATTGATTTCCCCACACCTCCAAAGGCTGTATTTTACAAGCATGGCATTGAGGAAGTAGTGGGACGTGACGCGTATGCAGGACTATTATGCAGCAGGTATTATATGAACTTTCTCCTGCAAGAAACCTCAGACGAAGCTAAAGCCTTTGTCGAACAAGAGAAAGAGCGCCAACAACAAATAATTGAATCATTTTCCGAATTTGATAAAGCTGCATTTGACTTTCATTACGCCCTGCTCCAGATCTGTGATAGTCTATCCTTATTTTTGTGCTTAAATGAACCCGAAGTTGCGATGGAAGACGGCCATCCCTTTTTCCGAGAAGGAATTCCGATTTCTAGTGCACTCCATGGATTTAATGAAAATAAAATGGGACTTACCTGGAAAGGTCATGATACGATCGCCATCCATGAGTTTCCTTTTGAAAATCCACTAGCGATTACATTAAAGCAGAAAGTAGTTACAAAAGAGACGATTTCTACGAAGGGATTAATTCCAAGTTATGAAGAAGCCCCTCTGCAAAAGATTGATCTGCTTCTAGTGGAAGATTAA
- a CDS encoding VOC family protein — protein MEKQFFEKPATYVGELSINVTDLEKSISFYKNVLGFSVLEQSARKAVLTADGKTALLTLEQPGNVQPKQGRTTGLFHFAILVPTRADLSSFLTHIIKQRVQLGASDHYVSEALYLSDPDGNGIEVYHDRPASEWKWTDGQVSMGTEQLDGDSLIAESTKEWNGMPSGTIIGHIHLHVSHLSNTEEFYIGGLGFTVVTTYAGALFTSTADYHHHIGLNVWNGEGAKAPAKNSVGLNWYTLVFPDADARRAAAERIEQIGAQVKREEDYYIVEDPSGNVIHMHIS, from the coding sequence ATGGAAAAGCAGTTTTTTGAAAAACCTGCAACATATGTGGGTGAACTCAGTATTAATGTAACTGACTTGGAAAAATCAATATCTTTTTATAAAAATGTACTTGGATTCAGTGTGCTGGAACAATCAGCACGTAAAGCAGTATTAACAGCAGATGGGAAAACAGCTTTGCTGACACTGGAACAGCCTGGAAATGTGCAGCCAAAACAAGGTAGGACGACTGGTTTGTTTCATTTTGCAATTCTTGTACCGACACGCGCGGACCTCTCCAGCTTTTTGACGCATATCATTAAGCAAAGAGTTCAGTTAGGGGCGTCTGATCATTATGTAAGTGAAGCATTGTATCTTTCGGACCCGGATGGAAATGGGATTGAAGTATATCACGACCGTCCGGCTTCTGAATGGAAATGGACGGATGGCCAGGTGTCCATGGGAACAGAACAGTTGGATGGAGACAGTCTGATTGCAGAAAGTACAAAAGAATGGAATGGAATGCCGAGCGGGACAATAATTGGCCATATTCATTTACATGTTTCTCATCTTTCGAATACGGAGGAATTTTACATTGGTGGTCTTGGGTTTACCGTCGTTACGACTTATGCTGGTGCACTATTTACGTCCACCGCTGACTACCATCACCATATCGGATTAAATGTGTGGAATGGGGAAGGTGCTAAAGCTCCGGCGAAAAATAGTGTTGGCCTGAACTGGTATACACTCGTTTTTCCGGATGCGGACGCAAGAAGGGCCGCTGCGGAGCGCATCGAACAAATTGGTGCCCAAGTGAAAAGGGAAGAGGATTATTATATAGTGGAAGATCCGTCTGGTAATGTCATACACATGCACATTAGCTAA
- a CDS encoding alpha/beta hydrolase, giving the protein MMKHIFQQGKDQSRPTLLLLHGTGGTEQDLIPLAERIDPEANILSVRGNVSENGMPRFFRRLAEGVFDEEDLIFRTKELYEFLDEAAKENNFDRNNIVAIGYSNGANIAASLLFHYQDTLKAAILHHPMVPRRGIDLPDLSGKNVFIGAGTNDPICAPEESKELQSLLEGANANVELHWEDKGHQLTMGEVEAARKWYENI; this is encoded by the coding sequence ATCATGAAACATATTTTTCAACAAGGAAAGGACCAATCAAGACCGACATTATTATTATTACACGGCACTGGCGGAACAGAACAAGATCTAATTCCCCTTGCAGAAAGAATTGACCCTGAAGCAAATATTTTAAGTGTACGTGGAAATGTTTCGGAAAACGGCATGCCACGCTTTTTCCGTAGATTAGCTGAAGGCGTATTTGACGAAGAGGATCTTATCTTCCGTACAAAAGAATTATATGAATTTCTTGATGAAGCTGCTAAGGAAAATAATTTTGACCGGAATAATATTGTAGCGATTGGCTATTCCAATGGCGCTAATATCGCTGCCAGCTTGCTTTTCCATTATCAGGATACATTAAAAGCAGCAATCTTGCATCACCCAATGGTGCCAAGAAGAGGAATTGATTTACCAGACCTTTCAGGAAAAAATGTATTTATTGGTGCTGGTACGAACGACCCTATTTGCGCACCCGAAGAATCCAAAGAACTCCAATCATTACTTGAAGGTGCAAATGCGAACGTAGAACTGCACTGGGAGGATAAAGGACATCAGTTAACGATGGGTGAAGTAGAAGCAGCCAGGAAATGGTACGAGAATATATAA
- a CDS encoding MarR family winged helix-turn-helix transcriptional regulator, with the protein MSENLSLKSFVVLMKSSKSIQEQIKKDISKHGMKTSDFTILEALYHKGRQTIKQISDAVLINTGSITYVIDKLESKNLLERSNCKEDRRVVYIQITEQGKTVMDDIFPKHQKVIEEIFSDLTTEEKETLIDLLKRAGKKEPERGNES; encoded by the coding sequence ATGAGCGAGAATTTATCATTAAAGTCATTTGTTGTTTTAATGAAGTCCTCGAAATCCATCCAGGAACAAATTAAAAAAGATATTAGCAAACATGGGATGAAGACATCGGATTTCACTATTTTAGAAGCCTTATATCACAAAGGCCGGCAAACAATCAAGCAAATTTCTGACGCTGTCCTCATTAACACAGGTTCGATCACCTATGTTATCGACAAATTAGAATCTAAAAACTTACTTGAACGAAGTAATTGTAAAGAAGACCGCCGCGTTGTATATATCCAAATTACCGAACAGGGAAAAACAGTCATGGATGACATTTTTCCAAAGCATCAAAAAGTAATTGAAGAAATCTTTTCAGATCTAACAACAGAAGAGAAAGAAACACTAATTGATTTGCTGAAAAGGGCTGGAAAAAAGGAACCAGAAAGGGGAAATGAATCATGA
- a CDS encoding universal stress protein has protein sequence MANYYKNILVAVDGSKTAQYAFRKSIDVAKRYEGSIINIVNVIDTRSVVTNRSIIDQAQQQAEELLSGYKEQAMAEGIENVNTVIEHGSPRSIITNEISNEVEADVIICGATGLNTVERFLIGSVSESIVRSATCDVLIIRTPE, from the coding sequence ATGGCAAATTATTATAAAAATATTCTAGTAGCAGTAGATGGATCAAAAACAGCGCAATACGCATTTCGCAAATCAATTGATGTTGCCAAACGATATGAAGGTTCCATCATAAACATTGTAAACGTAATTGATACTCGTTCAGTTGTGACTAACCGCTCCATTATTGACCAAGCACAGCAGCAAGCAGAGGAACTTTTAAGTGGCTACAAGGAACAAGCCATGGCTGAAGGTATTGAAAATGTAAATACAGTAATCGAACACGGTTCTCCAAGGAGCATTATTACGAATGAAATCTCTAATGAAGTTGAGGCTGATGTCATTATCTGTGGTGCTACCGGCTTAAATACGGTTGAGCGATTCTTAATTGGTTCCGTCTCTGAATCAATCGTACGTTCAGCTACATGTGATGTTTTGATTATCCGAACACCTGAGTAA
- a CDS encoding MarR family winged helix-turn-helix transcriptional regulator has protein sequence MDSELKNLDLIDVLSERHLQLRKITEELWNETSDIYLSNSEWFIMARIYKSKPTIAYVTRHVDISRQATHKFIKNLESKGLVEISNVKNNKKDKLIRLTELGEVCYEKNEELKANMEQKIADRIGHEQLRVLKEILKSDWGL, from the coding sequence TTGGATTCTGAATTAAAAAACCTGGATTTAATTGATGTGTTGAGCGAGCGCCATCTTCAACTTCGAAAAATAACGGAGGAATTATGGAATGAAACGAGTGATATTTATCTATCAAATTCAGAGTGGTTCATTATGGCAAGAATATATAAAAGTAAGCCTACCATCGCTTATGTTACCAGACATGTGGACATTTCCAGGCAAGCAACCCATAAGTTTATCAAAAATCTCGAGTCAAAGGGATTAGTTGAAATAAGTAACGTAAAAAACAATAAAAAAGACAAATTAATACGGCTAACCGAATTAGGCGAAGTATGTTATGAAAAAAATGAAGAGCTGAAGGCAAATATGGAGCAAAAAATTGCTGATAGAATTGGTCATGAGCAATTACGGGTTCTTAAAGAAATTTTAAAATCGGATTGGGGATTATAG
- a CDS encoding aldo/keto reductase produces the protein MTRKVQIGKTDLHVNPIGLGANAIGGHNLYPNLDEDNNKNVVRTAVDAGLDFIDTAFSYGKGRSEELVGEAVKQTGKRNDIVLATKGAQKLIGDEQIIDNSPAFLKQTVEESLKRLQTDYIDLFYIHKPDENTPKAEAVGALKELKDEGKIRAIGVSNFSLDQLKEANRDGYVDVYQGHYNLLNREAEKDYLPYTVENKISYVPFFPFASGILTGKYTKNTTFNDFRSKMPHLQGKAFEQNLEKVEQLREIATAKQAEVAHVVLAWYLTRNSIDTVIPGAKNAEQVLNNLKALDVQLTEKEVQHIDDLFS, from the coding sequence ATGACAAGAAAAGTACAAATCGGCAAAACAGATTTACATGTAAATCCAATTGGACTTGGCGCTAATGCGATTGGCGGACATAATCTTTATCCAAATTTAGATGAAGATAACAATAAAAACGTCGTCCGTACTGCAGTAGATGCCGGCCTTGATTTTATTGATACGGCATTCAGCTATGGCAAAGGACGTTCAGAGGAACTAGTTGGTGAAGCTGTGAAGCAAACCGGGAAGCGGAATGATATTGTACTTGCTACAAAAGGGGCGCAAAAATTAATTGGTGACGAGCAAATAATTGATAACTCCCCTGCCTTCTTAAAGCAAACCGTAGAAGAAAGCTTAAAACGGTTGCAAACAGATTATATTGATTTGTTTTACATTCATAAACCGGACGAAAACACACCAAAAGCTGAGGCAGTTGGAGCGTTAAAAGAATTGAAAGATGAAGGAAAAATTAGGGCCATTGGTGTTTCGAATTTCTCATTGGATCAGTTAAAAGAAGCAAACCGAGATGGCTATGTTGATGTTTATCAGGGGCATTACAATTTATTAAATCGTGAGGCTGAAAAGGATTATCTTCCATATACCGTGGAAAATAAAATTTCCTATGTCCCATTTTTTCCTTTTGCATCAGGGATCTTAACTGGGAAATATACAAAGAATACAACATTTAACGACTTCCGCTCCAAAATGCCTCACCTGCAGGGCAAAGCATTCGAACAAAATCTGGAAAAAGTGGAACAGCTACGTGAAATAGCCACTGCAAAACAAGCAGAAGTGGCTCATGTCGTCCTAGCTTGGTATCTAACACGTAATTCCATTGATACAGTGATTCCAGGGGCTAAGAATGCAGAACAAGTCTTAAATAATTTAAAAGCATTGGACGTTCAATTAACGGAAAAAGAAGTACAGCACATTGATGATTTATTTTCATAA